A window from Pseudomonas kribbensis encodes these proteins:
- the fdhA gene encoding formaldehyde dehydrogenase, glutathione-independent has protein sequence MSGNRGVVYLGAGKVEVQKIDYPKMQDPRGRKIEHGVILRVVSTNICGSDQHMVRGRTTAQVGLVLGHEITGEVIEKGSDVENLKIGDLVSVPFNVACGRCRSCKEQHTGVCLTVNPARAGGAYGYVDMGDWTGGQAEYVLVPYADFNLLKLPDRDKAMEKIRDLTCLSDILPTGYHGAVTAGVGPGSTVYIAGAGPVGLAAAASARLLGAAVVIVGDVNTIRLAHAKAQGFEIVDLSKDTPLHEQIAALLGEPEVDCAVDCVGFEARGHGHDGVKSEAPATVLNSLMGVVRVAGKIGIPGLYVTEDPGAVDAAAKMGSLSIRFGLGWAKSHSFHTGQTPVMKYNRQLMQAIMWDRINIAEVVGVQVISLDQAPEGYGEFDAGVPKKFVIDPHKLFSAA, from the coding sequence ATGTCTGGCAATCGTGGTGTGGTGTATCTCGGCGCTGGCAAGGTCGAAGTACAGAAAATCGACTATCCGAAAATGCAGGATCCGCGCGGCAGGAAGATCGAGCACGGTGTCATCCTGCGTGTGGTTTCAACCAACATTTGCGGCTCCGACCAGCACATGGTGCGCGGCCGTACCACGGCTCAGGTCGGTCTGGTGCTGGGGCACGAGATCACCGGTGAAGTGATCGAGAAGGGCAGTGACGTCGAAAACCTGAAAATCGGCGACCTGGTGTCCGTTCCGTTCAACGTGGCTTGCGGGCGCTGCCGTTCCTGCAAGGAGCAACACACCGGTGTCTGCCTGACCGTCAACCCGGCTCGCGCCGGCGGTGCCTACGGTTACGTCGACATGGGCGACTGGACCGGTGGCCAGGCCGAATACGTGCTGGTGCCGTACGCCGACTTCAACCTGCTGAAACTGCCGGACCGCGACAAGGCCATGGAGAAAATCCGTGACCTGACCTGCCTCTCGGACATTCTGCCGACCGGTTACCACGGCGCCGTTACTGCTGGCGTTGGCCCGGGCAGCACCGTTTACATCGCGGGCGCAGGCCCGGTCGGTCTGGCGGCGGCTGCTTCGGCCCGTCTGCTTGGCGCTGCGGTGGTGATCGTCGGCGACGTCAACACCATCCGCCTGGCCCACGCCAAGGCTCAGGGTTTTGAAATCGTCGACCTGTCGAAAGACACTCCGCTGCACGAACAGATCGCCGCGCTGCTGGGTGAGCCTGAAGTGGATTGCGCGGTGGACTGCGTCGGCTTCGAAGCCCGTGGTCATGGTCACGATGGCGTCAAATCCGAAGCCCCGGCCACCGTGCTCAACTCGCTGATGGGCGTAGTGCGCGTCGCCGGCAAGATCGGTATCCCGGGCCTGTACGTGACCGAAGATCCGGGGGCTGTCGATGCCGCTGCGAAAATGGGCAGCCTGAGCATCCGCTTCGGCCTCGGCTGGGCCAAATCCCACAGCTTCCACACCGGCCAGACCCCGGTAATGAAGTACAACCGCCAGCTGATGCAGGCGATCATGTGGGACCGCATCAACATCGCTGAAGTGGTAGGCGTGCAGGTCATCAGCCTCGACCAGGCGCCGGAAGGTTACGGCGAGTTCGACGCGGGCGTGCCGAAGAAGTTTGTGATTGATCCGCATAAGTTGTTTAGTGCGGCGTAA
- the purU gene encoding formyltetrahydrofolate deformylase, whose translation MSRAPDTWILTADCPSVLGTVDAVTRFLFEQGCYVTEHHSFDDRLSGRFFIRVEFRQPDGFDEQSFRAGLAERGQAFGMIFELTAPNYRPKVVIMVSKADHCLNDLLYRQRIGQLSMDVAAVVSNHPDLKPLADWHQIPYFHFPLDPNDKPAQERQVWQVIEEAGAELVILARYMQVLSPELCRKLDGKAINIHHSLLPGFKGAKPYHQAYNKGVKLVGATAHYINNDLDEGPIIAQGVEAVDHSHYPEDLIAKGRDIEGLTLARAVGYHIERRVFLNANRTVVL comes from the coding sequence ATGAGCCGCGCCCCGGATACATGGATTCTGACCGCCGACTGCCCCAGCGTTCTCGGCACCGTGGACGCGGTGACGCGTTTTCTGTTCGAGCAGGGCTGTTACGTCACCGAACACCACTCGTTCGATGACCGGCTCTCGGGCCGGTTCTTCATTCGCGTGGAATTCCGCCAGCCCGACGGTTTTGACGAGCAATCCTTCCGCGCCGGCCTCGCCGAACGTGGTCAGGCGTTCGGCATGATCTTCGAGCTGACCGCGCCGAACTACCGGCCGAAAGTGGTGATCATGGTCTCCAAGGCCGATCACTGCCTCAACGACTTGCTCTACCGCCAGCGCATAGGCCAGTTGTCGATGGACGTGGCGGCGGTGGTGTCGAACCACCCGGACCTCAAGCCGCTGGCCGACTGGCACCAGATTCCCTACTTCCATTTCCCCCTAGACCCCAATGACAAACCGGCCCAGGAGCGGCAGGTGTGGCAGGTGATCGAGGAGGCCGGCGCCGAACTGGTGATCCTCGCCCGTTACATGCAGGTGCTGTCGCCGGAGCTGTGCCGCAAGCTCGATGGCAAGGCGATCAACATTCACCACTCGCTGCTGCCGGGCTTCAAGGGCGCCAAGCCATATCATCAGGCCTACAACAAGGGCGTGAAACTGGTGGGCGCCACCGCGCACTACATCAACAACGACCTCGACGAGGGGCCGATCATCGCCCAGGGCGTCGAGGCGGTGGATCACAGTCATTACCCCGAAGACCTGATTGCCAAGGGCCGCGACATCGAAGGTCTGACCCTGGCCCGGGCCGTGGGATATCACATTGAGCGGCGGGTGTTCCTGAACGCCAACCGCACCGTCGTTCTTTAA
- a CDS encoding sarcosine oxidase subunit gamma has translation MTAANVYQQRPTTGAKAESSLHHADLASLVGKGRKSAGVTVREKKLLGHLTIRGDGHDAAFAAGVHKALGIELPGALSVIVKGETSLQWMGPDEWLLIVPSGEEFAAEQKLREALGDLHIAIVNVSGGQQVLELSGPNVRQVLMKSTSYDVHPNNFPVGKAVGTVFAKSQLMIRHTAEDTWELLIRRSFSDYWWLWLQDASAEYGLGVQA, from the coding sequence ATGACCGCAGCCAACGTGTACCAACAACGCCCGACCACCGGGGCCAAGGCCGAGTCGTCGCTGCATCACGCCGACCTCGCCAGCCTGGTGGGCAAGGGCCGCAAAAGCGCCGGTGTCACCGTGCGCGAGAAGAAACTTCTTGGCCATCTGACCATTCGTGGCGACGGCCACGATGCCGCGTTCGCCGCCGGTGTGCACAAGGCCCTGGGCATCGAGTTGCCGGGTGCCCTGAGCGTGATCGTCAAAGGTGAAACCAGCCTGCAGTGGATGGGCCCGGACGAGTGGCTGCTGATCGTGCCGAGCGGCGAGGAGTTCGCTGCCGAGCAGAAACTGCGCGAAGCGCTGGGCGATCTGCACATCGCAATCGTCAACGTCAGCGGCGGCCAGCAGGTGCTCGAACTGAGCGGCCCGAACGTGCGTCAGGTGCTGATGAAGTCCACCAGCTATGACGTGCACCCGAACAACTTCCCGGTCGGCAAGGCCGTGGGCACGGTGTTCGCCAAGTCGCAACTGATGATTCGCCACACCGCCGAAGACACCTGGGAACTGCTGATTCGTCGCAGTTTCTCGGATTACTGGTGGTTGTGGTTACAGGATGCGTCCGCCGAATACGGCCTTGGCGTTCAGGCGTAA
- a CDS encoding sarcosine oxidase subunit alpha: MSQTNRLSNGGRIDRNKVLSFTFNGQSYKGFEGDSLASALIANGVDIIGRSFKYSRPRGIFAAGAEEPNAVLQIGATEATQIPNVRATQQALYQGLVATSTNGWPSVNNDMMGILGKVGGKLMPPGFYYKTFMYPQSFWMTYEKYIRKAAGLGRSPTEVDPDTYDYMNQHCDVLIVGAGPAGLAAALAAARSGARVIIADEQEEFGGSLLDSRESLDGKPAVEWVASVVAELKNTPDVLLLPRATVNGYHDHNFLTIHERLTDHLGDRAPIGQVRQRIHRVRAKRVVLATGAHERPLVYGNNDVPGNMLAGAVSTYVRRYGVAPGKKLVLTTNNDHAYRVALDWLDASLQVVAIADARSNPRGALVEEARAKGIRILTGSAVIEARGSKRVTAARVAAIDVKGHAVTSPGEWLDCDVIASSGGYSPVVHLASHLGGKPIWREDILGFVPGEAPQKRVCVGGINGVYGLGDSLADGFEGGVRAAAEAGFQTVEGVLPKALSRYEEPTLALFQVPHEKGTSRAPKQFVDLQNDVTAAAIELATREGFESVEHVKRYTALGFGTDQGKLGNVNGLAIAARSLNVTIPQMGTTMFRPNYTPVTFGAVAGRHCGHIFEPVRYTALHQWHLKNGAEFEDVGQWKRPWYFPKNGEDMHAAVKRECKAVRDSVGLLDASTLGKIDIQGPDAREFLNRVYTNAWTKLDVGKARYGLMCKEDGMVFDDGVTACLADNHFVMTTTTGGAARVLQWLELYHQTEWPEMKVYFTSVTDHWATMTLSGPNSRKLLSAVTDIDLANEAFPFMTWKEGLVGGVPARVFRISFTGELSYEVNVQADYAMGVLEKIVEAGKQYNLTPYGTETMHVLRAEKGFIIVGQDTDGSMTPDDLNMGWCVGRTKPFSWIGQRGMNREDCVRDQRKQLVGLKPIDPNLWLPEGAQLVFNTKQTIPMTMVGHVTSSYAHNSLGYSFAMGVVKGGLKRLGERVFAPLADGSVIEAEIVSSVFFDPKGDRQNI, translated from the coding sequence ATGAGCCAGACCAATCGCCTGTCCAACGGTGGACGGATCGACCGCAACAAAGTGCTGAGCTTCACCTTCAACGGTCAGAGCTACAAAGGCTTCGAGGGCGATTCGCTGGCCTCGGCGCTGATCGCCAACGGCGTCGACATCATCGGCCGCAGCTTCAAGTATTCGCGCCCTCGCGGCATCTTCGCCGCCGGTGCCGAAGAGCCGAATGCGGTATTGCAGATCGGTGCCACCGAAGCCACCCAGATTCCTAACGTGCGGGCCACGCAACAGGCGCTGTACCAAGGCCTGGTCGCCACCAGCACCAACGGTTGGCCGAGCGTAAACAACGACATGATGGGGATTCTCGGCAAGGTCGGCGGCAAGCTGATGCCGCCGGGTTTCTACTACAAAACCTTCATGTATCCGCAATCGTTCTGGATGACTTACGAGAAGTACATTCGTAAGGCCGCAGGTCTTGGCCGCTCGCCGACCGAAGTCGATCCGGACACCTACGACTACATGAACCAGCACTGCGATGTGCTGATCGTCGGCGCCGGCCCGGCCGGTCTGGCCGCTGCCCTGGCGGCTGCGCGCAGCGGTGCCCGGGTGATCATCGCCGATGAACAGGAAGAGTTCGGCGGCAGCCTGCTCGACTCCCGCGAAAGTCTCGACGGCAAGCCAGCCGTGGAGTGGGTCGCCAGTGTGGTTGCCGAATTGAAGAACACTCCGGACGTGCTGCTGTTGCCGCGCGCCACGGTCAACGGTTACCACGACCATAACTTCCTGACCATTCACGAGCGTCTCACCGATCACCTCGGCGACCGCGCGCCAATCGGTCAGGTGCGCCAGCGCATCCACCGTGTCCGCGCCAAGCGCGTGGTGCTGGCGACCGGCGCTCACGAGCGTCCGCTGGTCTACGGCAACAACGACGTGCCGGGCAACATGCTCGCCGGTGCCGTCTCGACTTACGTGCGCCGTTACGGCGTGGCGCCGGGCAAGAAGCTGGTGCTGACCACCAACAACGATCACGCCTATCGCGTGGCGCTGGACTGGCTCGACGCCAGCCTGCAAGTGGTGGCCATCGCCGATGCCCGCAGCAATCCGCGTGGCGCATTGGTTGAAGAAGCGCGCGCCAAAGGCATTCGTATCCTCACCGGCAGCGCCGTGATCGAGGCCCGTGGCAGCAAGCGTGTGACCGCTGCCCGCGTGGCCGCCATCGATGTGAAAGGCCATGCCGTGACCAGTCCTGGCGAATGGCTGGACTGCGACGTGATCGCCAGCTCTGGCGGCTACAGCCCGGTGGTGCACCTGGCTTCGCACCTGGGCGGCAAGCCGATCTGGCGCGAAGACATCCTCGGTTTCGTACCGGGCGAAGCACCGCAGAAACGCGTGTGCGTCGGCGGCATCAACGGCGTCTACGGTCTCGGCGACTCCCTCGCAGACGGTTTTGAAGGTGGCGTGCGCGCCGCAGCCGAAGCTGGTTTCCAGACCGTCGAAGGTGTATTGCCGAAGGCTCTGAGCCGCTACGAAGAACCAACGCTGGCGCTGTTCCAGGTGCCGCACGAGAAGGGCACTTCCCGGGCACCGAAGCAATTCGTCGACCTGCAGAACGACGTCACCGCCGCCGCCATCGAACTGGCGACCCGCGAAGGTTTCGAGTCGGTCGAGCACGTCAAACGCTACACCGCACTGGGCTTCGGTACCGATCAGGGCAAGCTCGGCAACGTCAACGGTCTGGCCATCGCCGCCCGTTCGCTGAACGTGACCATCCCGCAGATGGGCACCACGATGTTTCGTCCGAACTACACGCCGGTGACGTTTGGCGCCGTAGCGGGCCGTCACTGCGGACACATCTTCGAACCTGTGCGCTACACCGCACTGCATCAATGGCACCTGAAAAACGGCGCCGAGTTCGAAGACGTCGGCCAGTGGAAACGTCCGTGGTACTTCCCGAAAAACGGCGAAGATATGCATGCCGCGGTCAAACGCGAGTGCAAGGCTGTGCGCGACAGCGTTGGCCTGCTGGACGCTTCGACCCTGGGCAAAATCGACATCCAGGGCCCGGACGCCCGTGAGTTCCTCAACCGCGTGTACACCAACGCCTGGACCAAGCTCGATGTGGGCAAGGCCCGTTACGGCCTGATGTGCAAGGAAGACGGCATGGTCTTCGACGACGGTGTGACGGCGTGTCTGGCCGACAACCATTTCGTCATGACCACCACCACCGGCGGCGCGGCTCGTGTACTGCAGTGGCTGGAGCTGTACCACCAGACCGAATGGCCGGAAATGAAGGTGTACTTCACCTCCGTCACCGACCACTGGGCGACCATGACCCTGTCCGGCCCGAACAGCCGCAAGCTGCTCAGCGCCGTGACCGACATCGATCTGGCCAACGAAGCGTTCCCGTTCATGACCTGGAAAGAAGGTCTGGTCGGCGGTGTGCCGGCGCGGGTGTTCCGCATCTCGTTCACCGGTGAGCTGTCGTACGAAGTCAACGTCCAGGCCGACTATGCGATGGGCGTGCTGGAAAAAATCGTCGAGGCCGGCAAGCAGTACAACCTGACTCCGTACGGCACCGAAACCATGCACGTGCTGCGGGCCGAGAAGGGTTTCATCATCGTCGGCCAGGACACCGACGGCTCGATGACCCCGGACGACCTGAACATGGGCTGGTGTGTCGGTCGCACCAAACCGTTCTCGTGGATCGGCCAGCGCGGCATGAACCGTGAAGACTGCGTGCGTGATCAGCGCAAGCAACTGGTGGGCCTGAAGCCGATCGATCCGAACTTGTGGCTGCCGGAAGGCGCGCAACTGGTGTTCAACACCAAGCAGACGATCCCGATGACCATGGTCGGCCACGTGACCTCCAGCTACGCGCACAACTCCCTCGGTTATTCGTTTGCCATGGGCGTGGTGAAGGGCGGTCTGAAGCGTCTGGGCGAGCGGGTGTTCGCACCGCTGGCGGACGGCAGCGTGATCGAGGCGGAAATCGTTTCTTCGGTGTTCTTCGATCCGAAAGGCGATCGCCAGAACATCTAA
- a CDS encoding sarcosine oxidase subunit delta, with protein sequence MLHIFCPHCGELRSEEEFHASGQAHIPRPLDPNSCTDEEWGDYMFFRDNPRGLHHELWDHVAGCRQYFNVTRDTVTYEILETYKIGTKPQFTDKADPAKTATPALGEKV encoded by the coding sequence ATGTTGCATATCTTCTGTCCTCACTGCGGCGAACTGCGCTCCGAAGAGGAATTCCACGCATCCGGCCAGGCGCACATCCCGCGTCCGCTGGACCCGAACAGCTGCACCGACGAGGAGTGGGGCGACTACATGTTCTTCCGCGACAATCCGCGCGGTCTGCACCACGAGTTGTGGGATCACGTCGCCGGTTGCCGCCAGTACTTCAACGTCACCCGCGACACCGTGACCTACGAGATTCTCGAAACCTACAAGATCGGCACCAAGCCGCAATTCACCGACAAGGCTGACCCTGCGAAAACAGCCACGCCGGCGCTGGGAGAGAAGGTATGA
- a CDS encoding sarcosine oxidase subunit beta — protein sequence MQRYSGFGLFKHSLSHHENWQRMWRTPTPKKVYDVVIVGGGGHGLATAYYLAKEHGITNVAVVEKGWLGGGNTARNTTIVRSNYLWDESAHLYEHAMKLWEGLSQDLNYNVMFSQRGVYNLCHTLQDIRDSERRVSANRLNGVDGELLNAKQVADEIPYLDCSKNTRYPVMGATVQRRGGVARHDAVAWGFARAADALGVDLIQQTEVIGFRKENGVCIGVETNKGFIGAKRVGVVTAGNSGHMAKLAGFRLPIESHPLQALVSEPIKPIIDSVIMSNAVHGYISQSDKGDLVIGAGIDGYNGYGQRGSYPVIEHTIQAIVEMFPVLSRVRMNRQWGGIVDTTPDACPIISKTPVPNMFFNCGWGTGGFKATPGSGNVFAASLAKGEMHPLAAPFSIDRFHNGALIDEHGAAAVAH from the coding sequence ATGCAACGCTATTCGGGCTTCGGCCTCTTCAAGCACTCCCTCAGCCACCACGAAAACTGGCAGCGCATGTGGCGCACGCCGACCCCGAAAAAGGTCTACGACGTGGTCATCGTCGGCGGCGGCGGGCACGGTCTGGCGACTGCCTACTATCTGGCCAAAGAGCACGGCATCACCAATGTGGCCGTGGTCGAGAAGGGCTGGCTGGGCGGCGGTAACACCGCGCGCAACACCACCATCGTTCGCTCCAACTACCTGTGGGACGAGTCGGCGCACCTGTACGAACACGCGATGAAACTGTGGGAAGGCCTGTCTCAGGACCTGAACTACAACGTGATGTTCTCCCAGCGCGGCGTCTACAACCTGTGCCACACCCTGCAGGACATCCGTGATTCCGAGCGTCGGGTCAGCGCCAACCGCCTCAACGGCGTCGACGGCGAACTGCTCAACGCCAAGCAAGTCGCGGACGAAATTCCGTACCTCGACTGCTCGAAAAACACTCGCTACCCGGTGATGGGCGCAACCGTCCAGCGTCGCGGCGGGGTGGCCCGTCACGATGCCGTGGCGTGGGGCTTTGCCCGTGCCGCCGACGCCCTCGGCGTGGACCTGATCCAGCAGACCGAAGTGATCGGTTTCCGCAAGGAAAACGGTGTGTGCATCGGCGTTGAAACCAACAAGGGCTTCATCGGTGCCAAGCGCGTCGGCGTGGTCACCGCCGGTAACTCCGGACACATGGCCAAACTCGCCGGTTTCCGTCTGCCGATCGAATCCCACCCGCTGCAGGCACTGGTGTCCGAGCCGATCAAACCGATTATCGACAGCGTGATCATGTCCAACGCCGTGCACGGTTACATCAGCCAGTCCGACAAGGGCGACCTGGTGATCGGCGCTGGTATCGACGGCTACAACGGCTACGGCCAGCGCGGTTCGTACCCGGTGATCGAGCACACCATCCAGGCCATCGTCGAGATGTTCCCGGTGCTGTCGCGGGTACGCATGAACCGTCAGTGGGGCGGCATCGTCGACACCACGCCGGACGCCTGCCCGATCATTTCGAAAACCCCGGTCCCGAACATGTTCTTCAACTGCGGTTGGGGCACCGGTGGCTTCAAGGCCACACCGGGTTCGGGCAACGTGTTTGCCGCGAGTCTGGCCAAGGGTGAAATGCACCCGTTGGCTGCACCTTTCTCCATCGACCGTTTCCACAACGGTGCGTTGATCGACGAACACGGCGCTGCGGCTGTCGCCCACTAA